acacccaaagcactcctacagtatccgggagttacacgatctcatgctCTAAGGAAAAggtacttgacattggaaaagctctagcaaacgaattatacgatcttgtgcttatgcttaggattgggtcttgtccatcacatcattctcctaatgatgtgatctcgttatcaatgacatccaatgtccatagtcaggaaaccatgactatcagttgatcaacgagctagtcaactagaggcttactagggacatgttggtgtctatgtattcacacatgtattgcgatttccggataacacaattatagcatgaataaaagacaattatcatgaacaaggaaatataataataacgcttttattattgcctctagggcatatttccaacacccttTACCCCTCCCGAGTCTATCGTATCCATAGTTTCAGTGGGTATCGAACTGCGAAGCGAGGAAGCTATTTCAATTGAACGGGCTTACTTTATTACTTGGTTCTTTTGTAGAACAACCTTGGTATGAAGCTAGACGATTCAAACTATATAAGCATAAGAAATTCAAACTAGACATTTCGACCTTCATCCCACCCGAGAAATAATAAGCAAAGATCTCGTAAGTCGGGCATAGAGAAAGCGACTCCTAAGATTGAGGGGGATAGGATACTATCTCCTAGCGCATATATGAAACGATAGCTGGTTTTCTACCAGGGGGCTTTTTATTGTAATTTTTACAATTAGTAGTTCTTGCTTTCATAAACTCATAGTTAGTGTAGTTTGGTGTAGTCTTTTTTTCCGGGACGAACTGGATTCGAACCAGATAAGAGTCGTGCGTTCCCTTCTTTCCAAGCGTCCCTTTGGTTTCGCAGTTCCTGAAGAGAGGCAACCTCTATCTCTTTCTCTACATCTGCGGGCCGGTAGCCCGGCCAACTAACTCTTCAAATGAAGCCCTTTATCTTTCTAACGAAAAAGAGAATGATGATGATGGCTACCATTCATTCCTCTAAAATGTTTTAGTCATGTTTTTGGTAGCATACCGATCCTTCCATGTTTCCAGAATAGCATTTATCTGTCTGGAGTCCTGCGACTCCAAACGAAGTTTTAGTTCTATCAAATCCTCCAAGCAATTGATATTCTTTGCATTACTATGCATGATTTGCTCTATTCGATCTTGATATCCTGGCAGATTCACAGGATCTGAAAGGACACCATCGGGAAAAGGCTTTTGCGATCCTAAATAAAATAGTAATGCCCAATTCAAACTGGTATTTAATTGGAGCATACCCAGAACGGCGTCCTTAGCATTACTATCGGGATCGTCAGCTGTTGGCGGAGCTAGATATTTTTCTCGGATTTCAGGTAGGGTTCTAGCCATACTTCTTCGGAAGCGCGCGCCCTCAAGTTGTTGGTGGATTTGCTTCGGCCGGAGTAGAGTGGAAATCTACTGACGGACGAGGCTCTTGCTCTACGCGCGGCTGTTCTTGCTCGAGTTGCTCATGCTCGGGCGGCTGTTCGTTAAGGTCAAAGTTATATCTATTCATGAATGAGACCAGGACCCCTGCCTTGGAGGTTTCCTCCTCCAAACGCGGAGGAGTTTCAAGCCCCCCTGTGCCCACGGTTGCACATCGCTCCTGCCCCCAGAGGGCCGGTACCATTTCTTCAATCAGCGTGGCACCATATATCAAAACATATTGTAAAAGTGACAGAATCACTTCAAGTAGTGCTTGCCTAACCTGATCTGTCACGATCAAGGAGGGATCTACTACTAAAGCAGCTATCACAATGATAACTATGAAAAGTCCCCCCCCCCATTGATAAAAACCAGAATCAGATGATAGATCAAGTATTACCGAAATTTGATTTCCTTTTCGTGCCATATGTCGCTTAGACTTTACTTTTCCCCCCCTCTGCCCTTTCAAAAGTGGTTACTCCCGATCCGAAGCACCCCTTTTCCATTCATAGAGAGATCCAATCGTCAAAATCAATAAAAAGGCCATCATCGACCAAGAGAACGAGATATTGACTTTTTTACGTCTGTAACTACATTCTCACATTCCTTTTTTGATCTCATGACTTTTTATGCGATCGGAAAACGAATGAGATCAGAAAGGCCATCATTGGGGCAAACAATGCAATAGCTTCGGTGAGAGCAAAGCCCAAAATGGCATAACCAAATGATTGTTTAGCCAATGATGGGTTTCGCGCCACGGAATGAATCAAAGAACTGAGGACATTTCCAATACCGACAGCAGCTCCGGCTAAAGCAATTGTAGCAGCTCCGGCACCTATTGATTTAGCACCTTCTAACATCTCGAGTCGAGAAAACACTTTTCTTGTCATGTTTTTTCCTTCGATGTTCTTTCTTGGATTTCTTGTTGATGATTCGAAGTACTTGGGCCTGCACCTCCATAATTTTCAAATATTGGGTTATGCGAACCACTAATTTGATACATATTATCACAATTTGCCAGGCTTGTCACATATTAAGGAAAATGAGCTGTGGATTGAAAATCATCAGGTATAGGTATAGGTAGGGGGTCCGTCAACCCTTGTGGGCTGGGTGGGGTATCCTGAACTACTGGAGCAGCTCCCCCTTGTGGCTGGGGTAGACTCTCAGCAGCTTGGTTTACGCATGGCACGAAAATCTATCTTTAATAATTATGTGCAAAAAGGCCAAAATAGCCTATTGGGGTTCATTTGGCGAGAAAAGCCTTCTTCCTACATCTGCGAGTAAGGGGCAACCTTTTTTATTAATTCACAGGTAAGGCAAAGTGCTTTCTTTTAAAGAAGCATCTGTTTCCATCTTTCTTTCGTTAGTTAAGCCACCTTTTTCTAAGAATGATTTTTGTAATTCAGGATTAATAGTACTTAGAATGGCTTTTTCATATTGAGAAATTCTGTCTAGTGGCATTCGATCACAGAAGCCGTTG
The DNA window shown above is from Triticum urartu cultivar G1812 unplaced genomic scaffold, Tu2.1 TuUngrouped_contig_8250, whole genome shotgun sequence and carries:
- the LOC125531871 gene encoding ATP synthase subunit 9, mitochondrial; amino-acid sequence: MTRKVFSRLEMLEGAKSIGAGAATIALAGAAVGIGNVLSSLIHSVARNPSLAKQSFGYAILGFALTEAIALFAPMMAFLISFVFRSHKKS